In Flavivirga abyssicola, the following are encoded in one genomic region:
- the pxpB gene encoding 5-oxoprolinase subunit PxpB: protein MSYELTYKPFGERSVLIEWPLGIDENILSDIIVFKEKIKTKNIKGIVELRSSYNSLLVIYDFVIDTFEDVVFILNQLYLRKKQDINFSPKQWKIPVCYEDTFAIDLKEMATEKGISQESIIKMHSSRVYTVYFIGFLPGFMYLGGLNEKLYTPRKSTPRLKVLKGTVAIGGGQTGIYPSESPGGWNIIGNSPVEFFNPQKELPCFANAGDKIVFKPISLKEYKDIKTLVDAGVYQLESEVIDD, encoded by the coding sequence GTGAGTTATGAACTGACATATAAACCTTTTGGAGAACGGTCTGTTTTAATTGAATGGCCACTAGGTATTGATGAAAATATCCTATCTGACATTATTGTTTTTAAAGAAAAAATTAAAACTAAAAATATTAAAGGTATAGTTGAATTAAGATCATCATACAATTCATTATTAGTAATATATGATTTTGTTATTGATACATTTGAAGATGTTGTTTTCATCCTTAATCAGTTATATCTTCGAAAAAAACAAGATATTAATTTTTCTCCAAAACAATGGAAAATACCTGTGTGTTATGAAGACACTTTTGCTATTGATTTAAAAGAAATGGCTACCGAAAAAGGTATCTCTCAAGAGTCCATTATCAAGATGCATTCCAGCAGAGTGTACACGGTTTATTTTATTGGTTTTTTGCCAGGGTTTATGTACCTGGGAGGGTTAAATGAAAAATTGTACACGCCAAGAAAATCTACACCCAGATTAAAGGTATTAAAAGGAACTGTAGCAATAGGAGGTGGGCAAACTGGAATATATCCTAGCGAAAGTCCTGGTGGTTGGAATATTATTGGTAATTCACCTGTAGAATTTTTTAATCCTCAGAAGGAATTACCATGTTTTGCAAATGCGGGAGATAAAATTGTTTTTAAGCCAATATCACTTAAAGAATATAAGGATATTAAAACACTAGTAGATGCTGGTGTTTATCAATTAGAAAGTGAGGTCATTGATGATTAG
- the pxpA gene encoding 5-oxoprolinase subunit PxpA, protein MIPGVIDINVDMGEGIGNEAELMPFISSCNIACGGHAGDADTMRNVINLAKKHRVKIGAHPSFPDKVNFGRIHMEMSCAALFKSVKGQVDDLMSILREEHGTLHHIKPHGALYNMAMVDEKVANVIIEVMKTIMLPIKLYVPYKSVIEKIAIAQNIPITYEAFADRNYNDDLTLVSRKEITASIHNEDYLFEHIFHMISKQKVKTITGKTVEIKAQTFCVHGDNPNAVNLIKNLEGRLKTHGIQIR, encoded by the coding sequence GTGATACCTGGTGTTATTGATATTAATGTAGATATGGGCGAGGGAATTGGTAATGAGGCAGAACTCATGCCGTTTATTTCTTCGTGCAATATAGCATGTGGAGGACATGCAGGTGATGCAGATACCATGCGCAATGTTATTAACTTAGCTAAAAAACATCGTGTAAAGATTGGCGCACATCCATCCTTTCCTGATAAAGTAAACTTTGGTCGCATCCATATGGAAATGTCCTGTGCAGCTTTATTTAAAAGTGTTAAAGGACAGGTTGATGATTTAATGTCTATTCTTAGAGAAGAACATGGAACTTTGCATCATATAAAGCCACATGGAGCCTTGTATAATATGGCTATGGTTGATGAAAAAGTGGCGAATGTGATTATAGAAGTCATGAAAACCATCATGTTACCAATTAAACTTTACGTACCCTATAAGTCGGTTATTGAAAAAATAGCTATAGCACAAAATATCCCAATTACTTATGAAGCCTTTGCAGATAGAAATTATAATGATGATTTAACATTGGTTTCAAGAAAGGAAATAACTGCATCCATACATAATGAAGATTATTTGTTTGAGCATATTTTTCATATGATTTCAAAACAAAAGGTAAAGACTATCACAGGTAAAACCGTTGAAATAAAAGCACAGACATTTTGTGTTCATGGTGACAACCCAAATGCGGTTAATTTGATTAAGAATTTAGAAGGTCGTTTAAAAACCCATGGTATTCAAATAAGGTGA
- a CDS encoding Nramp family divalent metal transporter has product MKNIFKNIGPGPLVAAAFIGPGTVTVCTLAGVNFGYSLLWAMLLSVIATVILQEMSARLGIISQKGLSQIIRTEVKNPILKGLAIILILSAIVIGNAAYEAGNISGGVLGLQTIVGNPNIEIGGFSMNVLSVVIGLIAFILLYLGSYKLLEKVLVGLVIIMSLAFLITAVITKPNILDIFKGLFIPKFSNDSILTVIGLIGTTVVPYNLFLHAALVKEKWHKTSDLKYVRRDTVVAIVLGGLVSMCIIISAAAIQSQDISSASDLAKGLEPLFGSFSKYFLAMGLFAAGITSAITAPLAAAYVASGCLGWSSNLKSKKFRGVWMFILLLGVLLSSLAIKPIDIIKFAQVANGILLPVIAGFLIWIMNKSAILGVYKNNIKQNIFGFIILGISILLSVATLSKVFHLNIF; this is encoded by the coding sequence TTGAAAAATATTTTTAAAAATATAGGGCCAGGTCCATTGGTAGCAGCTGCATTTATAGGGCCGGGCACTGTAACAGTTTGCACACTTGCAGGCGTTAATTTTGGGTATTCATTATTATGGGCTATGTTATTGTCTGTAATAGCAACCGTGATTCTTCAAGAAATGTCTGCACGCTTGGGCATTATTTCCCAGAAAGGTTTATCACAGATTATTCGAACTGAGGTTAAGAATCCTATTTTAAAAGGACTAGCTATAATATTAATTCTATCGGCTATAGTAATAGGTAATGCTGCTTATGAAGCAGGTAATATCAGTGGCGGTGTTTTAGGGCTACAAACTATTGTAGGGAATCCGAATATCGAAATTGGTGGTTTTTCTATGAATGTTTTAAGTGTGGTTATTGGGTTAATTGCATTTATTTTGTTGTATCTAGGTAGTTATAAGCTTCTGGAAAAAGTATTGGTTGGGCTAGTAATAATAATGAGTTTAGCTTTTTTAATAACTGCCGTTATAACGAAACCCAACATATTAGATATTTTCAAGGGGCTTTTCATTCCAAAATTTTCAAACGATAGTATATTAACAGTAATTGGATTAATTGGAACGACCGTAGTTCCTTATAATTTGTTTTTGCATGCAGCTTTAGTTAAAGAAAAGTGGCATAAAACTAGCGATTTAAAGTATGTACGAAGGGATACTGTTGTAGCAATTGTTTTAGGAGGTTTGGTGTCTATGTGCATTATTATATCTGCAGCTGCTATTCAGTCTCAGGACATTAGTAGTGCTTCTGATTTGGCAAAAGGACTGGAACCTTTGTTTGGAAGTTTTTCAAAATACTTTTTGGCTATGGGGTTATTTGCTGCTGGGATTACAAGTGCTATTACTGCTCCTTTAGCGGCAGCCTATGTTGCGAGTGGATGTTTAGGCTGGAGTTCTAATTTGAAATCTAAAAAATTTAGGGGAGTATGGATGTTTATTTTATTATTAGGTGTTTTGTTGTCATCGTTAGCAATAAAGCCTATTGATATTATTAAATTTGCACAAGTGGCTAATGGTATTTTACTACCTGTTATTGCAGGTTTTTTGATTTGGATTATGAATAAATCGGCCATTTTAGGAGTCTATAAAAATAATATTAAACAGAATATCTTTGGGTTTATAATTCTAGGAATTAGTATCTTGTTATCTGTAGCAACACTTAGCAAAGTTTTTCATTTAAATATTTTTTAG
- a CDS encoding S41 family peptidase has protein sequence MKQFFNSVLAFGFLFTNCIFSQNPLVNLPSISPNGQTIAFNYQGDIWTCNINGQNAKRLTIHEANDTNPIWSFDGKSIAFTSNRYGNNDVYIIASVGGIPKRITYHSANDNITDYTKNGDILFSTRRNFAQVERENETHIVNEKGGTPYRYMSALGSQATLSPNGKFIAFVKGSCRIQREAYKGPANNNIWLYDIEKDTYKQLTTFEGQDFYPQWGNDTTIYFQSARSGKYNVHKLDLNSAGEKQGNIISVTSFKDMGIFSFHISRNGKDLVVNKGDNVYLVNTVSKKQKEIKINISSDYRLDPIEHKTYSRNIKDIALSPNGDYSALVIRGEIFIRENKKEKSRTVNVSKSSYRDRMPVWLNDSTLVFVSDRDGQNDLYLVKSDDQKESNLFKTLKHKVVRLSKTSEHEYNPVLSPNGALLVFNRGRGKLVVSDIDTNGKLSKETILLDGWNNARNVSWSPDSKWLAYSLNDLDFNADIYIHKADNSKKPVNISMHPKQDRGPIWSSDGKKLMFSSNRNNSDYDVWFTWLNKKDWEKTTRDWEEDSDDTSNKKGKKNKKGKENDVVEDVIIDFQDIHERQVQVTSFVGGEFGRAFSEDGKTIYYTTGNGNRGDARVESDLFKISWEGKDKKAITTKNSRPSHITMNKKFSKLFMTKGSGSLSSINLSNSKTESLPISAKLDIDYNVESNQIFEEAWNAINDGFYDPNFHGQNWVSLKKTYKPLAMKASTRNDFQNMFNWMLGQVNASHMGFISGEQRENLQREKTGLLGLELLPDTNGNTKVVSVVNNMPGDRSISKLYSGDIITAINGTKLNKNLNIYSLLEGTSNEKIYLEIKRGATVKEVVIRPKDNNRTENYNAWVKERKQLTDQYSNGKLGYIHIQGMNWQSFERFERELTAAGLGKEGVVIDVRFNGGGWTTDYLMAVLNVKQHAYTVPRGAAKDLEKEHKKFKNHYPFSERLPLASWTKPSIALCNQSSYSNAEIFSHAYKSLNIGTLVGEPTFGAVISTGSTSLIDGSRVRMPYRGWYVKESQSNMELGPAVPDVLVFNNPDDKSKKVDTQLKKAVEVLLNQIK, from the coding sequence TGAAGCAATTTTTCAATTCAGTATTAGCATTTGGTTTTCTTTTTACTAATTGTATCTTTTCTCAAAACCCTTTAGTTAATTTACCTTCAATAAGTCCAAATGGACAGACAATTGCCTTTAATTATCAGGGTGATATTTGGACTTGCAACATAAATGGACAAAACGCAAAACGACTCACCATTCATGAAGCAAATGACACGAATCCTATTTGGAGTTTTGATGGAAAATCAATAGCATTTACAAGCAATAGGTATGGCAATAACGATGTTTATATTATAGCATCAGTAGGAGGGATTCCGAAGCGAATAACCTACCATTCTGCAAATGATAATATCACAGACTATACTAAAAATGGTGATATTCTTTTTTCTACGCGCAGAAATTTTGCTCAAGTTGAAAGAGAAAACGAAACGCATATTGTTAATGAAAAAGGAGGTACACCATATAGGTATATGAGTGCTTTAGGGAGTCAAGCAACATTATCGCCTAATGGAAAGTTTATTGCTTTTGTAAAAGGTAGTTGCAGAATACAACGAGAGGCTTACAAAGGTCCTGCAAATAATAATATTTGGTTATATGATATAGAAAAAGACACCTATAAACAGCTAACTACTTTTGAAGGACAAGATTTTTATCCACAATGGGGTAATGATACGACTATTTATTTTCAATCTGCTAGGAGTGGAAAGTATAATGTACATAAACTAGATCTTAATAGTGCAGGAGAAAAACAAGGAAATATTATTTCAGTAACATCATTTAAAGATATGGGGATTTTTTCATTTCACATAAGTAGAAATGGAAAGGATTTGGTTGTGAATAAAGGTGATAATGTATATTTAGTAAATACTGTTTCAAAAAAACAAAAGGAAATAAAGATAAATATTTCGTCAGACTATAGATTAGATCCTATAGAACATAAAACATATAGTAGGAATATTAAGGATATAGCTTTGTCTCCTAATGGAGATTATAGTGCTTTAGTAATTCGAGGGGAAATTTTTATAAGAGAAAATAAAAAGGAAAAATCTAGAACAGTTAATGTTTCAAAGTCATCTTATAGAGATAGAATGCCTGTATGGCTAAATGATAGTACACTCGTTTTTGTATCCGATAGAGATGGTCAAAATGATCTATATTTAGTGAAATCTGACGATCAAAAAGAATCTAATCTATTCAAAACCTTAAAGCATAAAGTAGTGCGATTGTCTAAAACGAGTGAGCATGAGTATAACCCGGTACTTTCACCTAACGGAGCATTGCTTGTTTTTAATAGAGGTAGAGGGAAATTAGTAGTTTCAGATATTGATACCAATGGAAAGTTATCAAAAGAAACCATTTTGCTAGATGGTTGGAATAATGCCAGAAATGTGAGTTGGTCTCCAGACTCAAAATGGTTAGCATATAGTTTAAATGACTTAGATTTTAATGCAGATATATACATTCATAAAGCAGACAATAGCAAAAAACCAGTAAATATTTCGATGCATCCTAAACAAGATAGAGGACCTATTTGGAGTTCAGACGGAAAAAAACTAATGTTTTCATCAAATAGAAATAATAGCGATTATGATGTTTGGTTTACTTGGTTGAATAAGAAAGATTGGGAAAAAACAACACGGGATTGGGAGGAAGACTCAGACGATACTTCAAATAAAAAAGGCAAAAAAAATAAAAAAGGTAAAGAAAATGATGTTGTAGAAGATGTTATTATAGATTTTCAAGACATTCATGAGCGTCAGGTTCAAGTAACCTCATTTGTAGGAGGAGAGTTTGGAAGGGCTTTTTCAGAAGACGGTAAAACGATTTATTATACAACAGGAAATGGAAATAGAGGAGATGCCAGGGTCGAATCTGATTTATTCAAGATTTCATGGGAAGGCAAAGACAAAAAAGCGATTACAACAAAAAACAGCAGACCGTCTCATATTACAATGAATAAAAAGTTTTCTAAGTTGTTTATGACAAAAGGATCTGGAAGTCTTAGTAGTATAAACTTATCTAATTCTAAAACTGAGAGTCTTCCTATATCTGCTAAGTTAGATATTGATTATAATGTAGAGTCCAATCAAATTTTTGAGGAAGCTTGGAATGCTATCAATGATGGATTTTATGACCCTAATTTTCATGGACAAAACTGGGTAAGCCTTAAGAAAACGTATAAACCTTTAGCAATGAAAGCGTCTACTCGAAACGATTTCCAAAATATGTTTAATTGGATGCTAGGTCAGGTGAATGCTAGTCATATGGGCTTTATAAGTGGAGAACAAAGAGAGAATTTGCAAAGAGAAAAGACAGGTTTGTTAGGTTTGGAATTGTTACCAGATACAAATGGAAACACAAAGGTTGTATCTGTGGTAAACAATATGCCAGGAGATAGAAGTATAAGTAAACTTTATAGTGGTGATATTATTACAGCTATTAATGGCACTAAACTTAATAAAAACTTGAATATTTATAGTTTGTTAGAAGGGACTTCAAACGAGAAAATTTATCTGGAAATTAAAAGAGGAGCTACAGTTAAAGAGGTTGTTATTAGACCAAAAGATAATAATCGTACTGAGAATTATAACGCTTGGGTAAAAGAGCGTAAGCAGTTAACAGATCAATATTCCAATGGGAAATTAGGATACATTCATATACAAGGTATGAATTGGCAAAGTTTTGAACGTTTTGAGAGAGAATTGACTGCTGCTGGACTAGGAAAAGAAGGTGTTGTAATTGACGTGCGTTTTAATGGTGGTGGTTGGACAACCGATTATTTAATGGCAGTACTTAATGTAAAACAACATGCGTATACTGTGCCTAGAGGTGCAGCAAAAGATTTAGAAAAAGAACATAAAAAATTCAAAAATCATTACCCTTTTAGTGAGCGTTTACCACTAGCATCTTGGACAAAACCATCCATAGCACTCTGTAATCAATCGAGTTATTCTAATGCCGAAATATTTTCCCATGCTTATAAGTCACTAAACATAGGAACTTTGGTTGGAGAGCCAACGTTTGGAGCCGTTATCTCAACTGGAAGTACCTCTCTAATTGATGGTTCTAGAGTTAGAATGCCTTATAGAGGTTGGTATGTAAAAGAATCACAGTCTAATATGGAATTGGGACCAGCAGTACCGGATGTTTTAGTGTTTAATAATCCAGATGATAAGTCTAAAAAAGTAGATACACAACTTAAAAAAGCTGTAGAAGTTTTACTGAACCAAATAAAATAA